The genomic stretch aaaggttgGAATGATAGGAAAATTTGGAAAGTTCCCTGACTGGCCTACAAAGAGATGAGAAGAGACAGTTTGGGAGGTCACTAGAATCATCCGCCTATCCCAATGGGGGGTTTTATTCATGAGTGGAGAGGAGATCTGGTGTAGTGGCGTCGGTTGCAGGAAGGACGTTGCAATGAACGACTAACCGAGTTGCTTCATGCATATAAGCAACATAAAAATTCAAAGTGATTGAATCAGTTAACATAAATGGTTGTAGAGGCGCATTAGAGAAAACCAAAGGGATCCAACATGGAATTTGGTGATAATCAAGAAAGAAATACCACACACAACGCCACTATTCTAATGTGGAATGTGAGATTGATGATGTACTTATGTAGGCTATCGTGGAAACTCTCCAACACGACGGTGAACGTCTCTGGTAAATGAAGAAATGGTGTATCTGCAAGGATATAATCCAAGTCAGTGAGGTCAGAGAGATGAAACTTGTAAGAATAGAATGAATCATACTTTGGTGTGATGCAAAATAACACTAATATATAGGCGACAATTAGAACTTCTCTCGGGGAGTGCGACGTGGAACACAAACGACCATTGGATCGACTCCAACAAGTGACGTGAGCTTGGAATGTGGCTCTTGTGTGTGACACCTTAACAAGGGTCTACTTGTTCGCCAACTTCGAACAAGTGAATATTTATATTAGACCTTCGGATTTAGTCGTTCTTATTAGGCCGTATAGTCGATCTAGCACATTAAATACGAAGTTTGTTTTATAAGAGAATAATGTTAGAAACCATTTTTCCAATATTCAAGAGGTGAAACTTATGATCATGAAGATTGATTCACTTGGTAAGTAtttctcatttttttaaaaattttgttgaTTCAATTTTTATTGTCTATGTAAGGACTTGTTTTACATGTAATCTCTAAGTATCTATTTGACGAGTAGTGATATGTGAACCTCTTTATGAgattttacatatatatatatatatatatatatatatatatatatatatatatatatatatagagagagagagagagagagagagagagagagagagagagagagagatagagagagagaaagagagagtgtGTGTTATATATAACATTCTATGAATCTCGAAAGATTATGTGCTTTagataatatatgtatatgtttTGAGATTTGAGTCTGAGACACAACTAAGctaaatttatttttgaataaaaaatgtaaaaaaaaatgttataacattctttttatataatgtttcatttttaaaaatcatttattATATATAGAAAATACATATAATTCAAAATgatctaaataatatttttatcaatattataatcaaatattttattttaaatttattgaataattgatgtatttggtctataatatagaccaaatacatatattatttaataaacataaaaaaatattttatgataataattcaataaaatagtaATTAGATTTAAAGATACATATAGAAAAATTTAATAATAGATTAAAATAAACAaactatattaatatttttttaattatttatttctaaaACGAAAGAAATATTGTATAAAGTATAAACGATTGTTAGTCTCTGGAAAAGAAATGAAATGTTTCacattattaagataatatttttcgTATATgctaattattaatgtatttttaattttttaatattctgAAATATTAAagtgaattaaaaatatataactaaatatttcaaaattcttttcaacataattttttaatgagaaaatgggtcatgcactaacagtgtaaaatatttttacactgtcaaccaatcaccaccatgcatctaattaaaatattcttttatttaaaaaatattttaatgacatggcacattcatAACTCCCTattgaatgacagtgtaaaaccaTTTTACACCGTCAGTGCACACCTTTTAACTCTTTTTTAATTCTACTTATTTGATTAGATTTTAGagaactcataaattatattttatgaattttttaaaagtattttaagaaagttgataaattattcaaattaaatattaaaatattcttaaaataaaaattatttattatttattattcttaaAATACAATAtctaaaaatatgaaatatttgaaGAATTGGTAAATTGGTTTGTTTGTTATCAATCACAGGTAATCATATTTATAATACCAGTACATCTAATATCATATCTTTAGAGATCTGAAAATTAGGAAACAACTAAACAAATATGTAAAAATACATCGTaacaattatttttctaaaatatcTTTTACTAAATATATCTcaataatatttatgttagtCTCATCTATTTGATAGTATTGATAGAATGTGTATACATAAATTTCATAATTGTTAGTAAAGAAATGATATTAACATTCCTTTCTTAAGATTTTTCCATTAACATTGGCTTGATGTATCTTATTATAATTTTGAACTAAATACATGAACTTTTCATCTAACTTGCTTATATTTTTCTATcctcacttccaaaaattccataactttcttCTCCAATGGATCACAATTTCTTAAcctttctcttcctcttcttctttctctcctttcttcaCCATCCAGTTTCTGCATCAAATTTATACAAAATCAAACAACTAAATTCAGACTTTCTTTCACAATCCACAATCTCACAAGATTCTCATACGCCACAACCAACAACCAAATACTTTGAGGTAGCAAAACCTATTGAACTCCCAAAAACAAAACCTTGTTCATACCATATTCTTCATCACGATTTTGCTCACACATATGGAAAACCCCCAGTTTTTGCTAATTACACCCCTCCTTCTCATTGTTCATCCAAAAACGTTTCCAAAATTGTTCTTGAATGGAAAGCAACATGTGAAGGAAGACAATTTGATCGCATTTTCGGTGTTTGGCTTGGTGGTGTTGAGTTACTCAGAAGCTGTACTGCTGAACCAAGAGCCACTGGAATTGTATGGACAGTTGAAAAAGACATCACAAGGTATCATTCTTTGTtattcaatcatcaacatcatcaacagaatcaaaccctagctgttttTTTAAGAAACGTTGTTGACCAAATTTACACCGGTGTTTATCATGTTGATATCACTATTCACTTTTACCCTTTTCATGTCAACACTCATGATGAGAAAAAAAAGTTGAATCCTTTAGCATTTAGAAGTAATTCTCATGCTGATTTGATCTTACCCATTTCAAAAACTCTCCAACTCAATGATGGGTTGTGGTTCAATATTCAAAACTCAACTGATACTAGTTTGAAGGAATTCAGTGTTCCACAAAATGCATATAGGGCTGTGTTAGAGGTTTACGTTTCATTTCATGAGAAAGATGAGTTTTGGTATAGTAATCCACCAAATGAATATCTTTCTGCAAATAACATAACTAATTCACCCGGAAATGGACCCTTTAGAGAGGTTTTAGTTACTCTTGATGGTAAAGTTGTGGGTTCAGTTTGGCCTTTTACTGTAATCTACACTGGAGGGGTTAATCCTCTCTTATGGAGACCAATTACTGCCATTGGTTCATTTGATCTTCCGTCATATGATATCGAAATTACGCCTTTTTTGGGCGAAATACTAGATGGAAAGAATCATTTGATTGGATTCAAGGTGACTAATGCATTGAATGTTTGGTATATTGATGCAAATTTACATCTTTGGTTGGACGCGAATAGCGTTAGAACGGAAGGAGAACTGGCGAATTACATTCACAAACCTTTGGTTGAATCTATAGTATCTGATTTTAATGGTTTAAACGGAACGTTCTTGACTagtgcaaagaaatccattttgtcTAGTGGATGGATTAGATCGTCTTATGGTAATATCACAACTAGTGTTGTTCAAGATTTTACTTACTATAGTTCAATGGTATTTAGCAAGAATGGTGCCAAACAAGCAGTGAATCAAACTATATTGTTCAACGATGCTGTTCGTGTTAAACTTCCATCGTCGCGTCTAGATTTAGTCGATGACAGTAGCAGAAAATTTTCGCTTTACTTGGATTCTGATCAACTAGGCCAAGATAATGACAATTTTGTGGCTGTTTCAAATGTTACATTAGGATTTGATGTGAATAAGGCTAAGAGGGAGGATTCTGGATTTTCAAAGAGCTTTCTGAAAAATGTGTTGAATGGCAAGGGTAAAATGGTGGTTGAAAACAATTTGGTTGTTGGTGGAGTGGGAGAAACACAGCAAGATTATAGATATGAAAGCAATGAAGGTTGCTACTTTAGAAACGTTGGAAGCTCAAATTACACAATTTTATATGATAATGTAAAAAATTCATGCAACAAAAGGAGTCACTCTCCTTTCTAGTTCTAGTCATGGATTTTGTTTGtgtcaaataaaattattttcagATCGCTTTGCGAATTCGGGACTGATATGATACTCTTCATATATATAGTACATAAATCATAAATATTAAATGACATTAATATACAAATATTCTAATATATATTCAACAACTAATATAAATTGTAGTATGGACAAAATTACAACAATAAATATTCCTTATTATTGACATCCCATCAAATTGATGAGGCTAGTTAAGAAGTATCAATTTCCGGATGAGAAATTGATATTGAGGATGAGGTACAACTTTAGTAAAAATATCTGCAAGTTGAAGTTATGACGTGACATGAGGAAGAGATATAATATGATTGTTTAATGCTTCTCGAATTAAATGACAATCCACCTCAATATACTTTGCGTGTTTATGAAAAACTGGATTAATAGCAATTTGAATATCACTAGTATTGTTAACAAAGAGTGGCGTGGATGTATGTTGAGGAAAATCGAGCTCGACCAAAAGTCCACAAAGTCATGTAATTTCAAAACAATCCGTAGACATAGTTCGATACTCGGATTTTGTTGAAGACTAAGATACATGGGACTGCTTTATACTTTTCCAAGAAATCATTGGaccaagaaacatgcaccaactGATAAGAGATCTTCGTGTGTCGGGACAACCAGCCCAATCTACATCACAGTAACCAATCAAAGTAAGAGGCTATCGAGTAGGAAAATATAGGCCACGTGTAGATGTGCCTTTCAAGTAGCAAATGATGTGGCGTAACACAACTAGGTGAAGATAGCGGGGAGTGAGCATATATTGACTCACCTGCTGGACTGCAAAGGAAATGTCAGGGTGAGTAATTGTCAAATAATTAAGTCTACATACCAGTTTCCAGTATAATCAATGATGAGACAATTGACCACCTTCATGACaatgatatttaacattaacttGAATAGGAGTATCCATTGTTAGacccaccaaagaaatcaaacCTTCAGTATATTTATGTTGATAGAAAAAATTTCCCTTGGAATTAGAACAAACCTCAAGCCCTAAAATTAATGCAAATTCCCTATATCTTTCATATGAAAAGAATCTTGGAGTTGTTGTTTAATGTTTTGGAACGAGCATCATCAAAATCGAtaataatcatatcaacatagATAAGTAGAAGAAAAATAGCAGTCGATGTGCGATGAATGACATGGATGAGTCAAATTTACTCAGAGTAAAAGAAAACAGTTGGGAAATTAACAATGTTCAATTCCATCAATAATTTATTATGTGAGGCAAAGAatagtagcaaccaaaataaatggcctTCAGCAATAATAACCAATAAGCAGAAATTATAACATAATAAGGCGAGAAAACACGAAAGGTTTGTTTATCCAGTTCGATCAAATGATCTACTCTGAGGGAGATAGCAACTCTCTAATTCACTATAATTAGAAAAGCTGTAAGAGGCTACTGATAAGTTACAAGAAAATATCTTTCGCCTTCAGAGTTTCCAAgaacaaaccttattttttacccaagtgtttctcaacctctacaactctcaatataagaatcactcaaTCACAAGGTATCAAGAAGTATTGTCTAACCCTTTTACCTTAAACCTTCCTTTCTCCCTTTTGCTGTAAAGTTCTAAAGTTATCACACTGTAGAACACTGAAGAGACAACATTTAAAATAGCTAAAATCTAACATACAAAGCCCAAAACACAACTCATTCATTataagaataaaatattataaatatattataatatactatatattaatttagactatttctaaattaatatatattcaaTATTCTAATACTAAATAAATGAATCTACAAATTAAACTGGTCAAACCAGAAACTAGCGGACCGTCCAAACCATATATTCTTGCTGCTTTTTGACTTCCTGAATTTTGGCAATCTCCACCTTGACTTTAAACCGTGTTGATGTCAATTTAACCATCAACCCCCTTGTTGCTCTCTACCATATTGAAACTCTTAATCAATAACCTTGATCAAATTCAAGACACCATTGAATCTTGATCTCGCCACTTGCatccacttgttttcaattacctTTTTCTTCCTAGGTAATCTAACAAGCCCACAAACATGATTATTCAACCATCGTCGACTCTACATGCCTTCAAATGCATCCCTGAAGGTCCCTGTTTTTGTATTTTGCAACCCTTCAACCACATCCAAAGCATAACTCCCAAGGCTAGCGTAATCGTCCCTTTGAGATGCTACAATCCCCTCCTTaccttatcatgagtcaaatgataaTCAGAGTTCTCTCCAACTGTTCccttactactactactactactagtaTCAATAGTAGGAAACTCCATCTCAAACTGAGTTTTCCGTATTATAGTTTCTAATAGGTTCATCCATTGGTTTTTACAATTCTTACTCTGAATAAATTCTCTACCAACCAAGTAAGATGCTTTGATATCAGTTGTTCCccaaaaactcaataacaacCCAGCAGTCACATGCATTTTTATCCCTTGTTTTCTGCAAAATTTATTATACACTTCTGAAACAACCTCAATGCATTCATAATGCCATGACCTCAAATCACATAGCTTTTTCTTATCATGAAATCCTCCAcaagttaatgatgaatgaataaCAACATGCAAAAATGTCAACACTCCACGTTCAACTCTAGAGCAATAGTCTAAATCATCAAACATGCTTATAGATAACAAATTTCGCTTGATTTCTGGAACATACCTCACGTTGTGAATAAGAATATCACAATCATCAAACAATTTAAGTCTGACCGTACAAATACCATAAATCTTGAGAGCCTTATTATCACCAAGGCGAACTACTCCACCTTGCACCAACTTCAAAGTCTCAAAGTATTATATTCttggacacatgtgataagagaAACTTGAGTCAATAACCTAATTGTCTTTAATTTCCAAACTCCATACCACTAGGGCACCAGAATTCTCATAACCATCCTTATCCAAGGCAACTGCAACATGAACATAatcatcattgacctttctcttaGGACAATCCTTTTTAAAGTGATCGGTTTTTtgacaattaaaacattttaccttTGATTTGACAAACCTCTTTGATTTGGACATCCCTTTACGCGCACCTCCTCCTCTTAACGCACTTAAGCCTTCACAactatcttcaatcttcaaatttTTCGCCTCTAAAAGTTCTTTGGATTTTACCATTGTCTGAACTTCATCCAAAGTAATAGTATCTTCCTTACCATAAAAAGGGCATCCTTAGAGTGATCAAAGGATTTAGATAATGAACTTAACAAGAGTAAGGCCTTATCCTCATTAAGAATCTTCACTTCATTATTCTCAAGATCATCAATAATCTTTTGAAATTCTATAAGCTGCTCCATCATGGATTTTTTTCTCTTCCATTTGGAATGAATAGAGTTGATGTTTTAGACACAACCTGTGAGCCAAAGACGTGGTCATATGCAATGATTCAAGTTTTACCCATATAGCAACCACAATTTTCTCCCTGGTAACTTCTCTTAGAACTTTATCCTCGAGGCACAAGATAATGGCACTCTTGGTGTTATCCACCATCTTGGTCTTCTGTGTTTGTATAAGCGCTGCAGGCATCAATGCTTCTCCCTTTAAAGCATCAATACActtctcttgaattaaaattgCTTGCATCTTTATTTGTCACAACCCAAAGTTGTTGTT from Vicia villosa cultivar HV-30 ecotype Madison, WI linkage group LG4, Vvil1.0, whole genome shotgun sequence encodes the following:
- the LOC131594202 gene encoding peptide-N4-(N-acetyl-beta-glucosaminyl)asparagine amidase A-like, translating into MDHNFLTFLFLFFFLSFLHHPVSASNLYKIKQLNSDFLSQSTISQDSHTPQPTTKYFEVAKPIELPKTKPCSYHILHHDFAHTYGKPPVFANYTPPSHCSSKNVSKIVLEWKATCEGRQFDRIFGVWLGGVELLRSCTAEPRATGIVWTVEKDITRYHSLLFNHQHHQQNQTLAVFLRNVVDQIYTGVYHVDITIHFYPFHVNTHDEKKKLNPLAFRSNSHADLILPISKTLQLNDGLWFNIQNSTDTSLKEFSVPQNAYRAVLEVYVSFHEKDEFWYSNPPNEYLSANNITNSPGNGPFREVLVTLDGKVVGSVWPFTVIYTGGVNPLLWRPITAIGSFDLPSYDIEITPFLGEILDGKNHLIGFKVTNALNVWYIDANLHLWLDANSVRTEGELANYIHKPLVESIVSDFNGLNGTFLTSAKKSILSSGWIRSSYGNITTSVVQDFTYYSSMVFSKNGAKQAVNQTILFNDAVRVKLPSSRLDLVDDSSRKFSLYLDSDQLGQDNDNFVAVSNVTLGFDVNKAKREDSGFSKSFLKNVLNGKGKMVVENNLVVGGVGETQQDYRYESNEGCYFRNVGSSNYTILYDNVKNSCNKRSHSPF